The Streptobacillus ratti genomic sequence ATCAAACTTAATAGCAAATAAGGCACGAAATACTTGATTATATTCTAAACATGAATCTATATTTAATCTACTAATATTAAAATTAACACCTAATTTTATATTAGGAGAAAAATATTTATAATCTGTACTAAATCCAATATTTGAATATATACTTCTATACTTTAAATTTAAAGACATATCTGTATTTAATTTACCATATTCTATAATATTAGAAATATCTATCATCTCCTTATACTTATATTCCATATTAAAACTCGGTATATATTTTTTATTTATTACCTTATTATTAAATTTTAAATTAAGTTTATGTTTCTCTTTTATTCTTGTATTAAATCCAATAGAAATATTATTTATCTTATCATGTGCATTCTTTACATCTTCTACATAACTCTTTCTATCTATATGATAATATCCTAAATTTAAATTTATATATCTATTAACTTTTCTATCAATCTTAATCTCATATTTATTACTAACTCCAGAAACATCATATCTATTATCATTTTCTGTAAATAGGCTTTTTAAATATATTGAATTTGAATAGATTAAGTATATTTTATTATTCTTTATTGGAAATGATAGGTTTATATTTAAATTCTCATTTCTTCTTGCAAACCTTTTATCCTTTATTTCTTCTAATTCTTCTCCTGGTAATAATTCATCTATATCTTTTTTAAATATTTTATTGGGAAGTTTGGGAGTTACAAAAGTATAACTAATATCTAGTTTTTCATTTAAAATTAGTCCCTCTAGTCCTGTATTAATAGTATACCTATATTTCCCCTCTTCAATATTTTTACCATGATTATCTAAAGATATTGATAATTTAAAAGGATTAGTTTTTTTGTTGTTTATAACTATATTTGACATTCCCTCATTATCTGATGGTTCTATTTTAATATCAATATTATTATTTTTAACATATTTAAAATTTTCAGCTAAGGTATCTATTTTAGATATATCTAGTTCTTCTCCTCTTTTTATATCACTATTTAAAAATATTGCTTTACTATTCTCTATCCCATTATATATTACTTTATCTACTATTGTAGAATATAGTATTAATGGTGTAAATATTATTGTTAATAAACTTTTCATTCATTTTTCCTTTTTTAATTTTTTATTACATAAATTTCCATAAATCTACATAGAACTT encodes the following:
- a CDS encoding ShlB/FhaC/HecB family hemolysin secretion/activation protein, whose translation is MKSLLTIIFTPLILYSTIVDKVIYNGIENSKAIFLNSDIKRGEELDISKIDTLAENFKYVKNNNIDIKIEPSDNEGMSNIVINNKKTNPFKLSISLDNHGKNIEEGKYRYTINTGLEGLILNEKLDISYTFVTPKLPNKIFKKDIDELLPGEELEEIKDKRFARRNENLNINLSFPIKNNKIYLIYSNSIYLKSLFTENDNRYDVSGVSNKYEIKIDRKVNRYINLNLGYYHIDRKSYVEDVKNAHDKINNISIGFNTRIKEKHKLNLKFNNKVINKKYIPSFNMEYKYKEMIDISNIIEYGKLNTDMSLNLKYRSIYSNIGFSTDYKYFSPNIKLGVNFNISRLNIDSCLEYNQVFRALFAIKFD